The DNA segment TACGTGCTGAGCGGTCTTGAATCCCGCCTCCCGGGCCAACGCCAGCATTTCCTCCGGCGTGAAGAAGCTGAGAAACGGCGTGCCGTTGGCCCGGGCGCCGGCGGCCGCCCGCTCGATGGCGGGGCGCAGTTCAGGCTCCGCCATCTCGACCGGCAGCATGAACGACATGGCGAGCGTGGATCCCGGCGCCAGCGCCGCGACTTGGCGCAGGGTTGCCGAGACCGCCTCCCGCGTCAGGTACATGCTGACGCCGGTGGAGGCCACGATCGCGGGTTGTCCGGCATGGAAACCCAACGCCCCCAGCCGCTCGCGCCAACTGTCCTCCGCCTCGAAATCCACGGGAATGAATCGTAGAAAGGGTGGAATCCCGAATCCCAACTCCACAAGGCGCTGCCGCTTCCACGCCTGGGGACCAGGCCGATCGATCTCGAATACGAGCAGGCGTGAAGCCAGATCCGACCGGCGCTGGGCGAAGGTGTCCAGGCCCGCGCCCAGGATGACGTACTGTCCCACGCCGCGAGCCGCCTGCTCCGTGACGAGGTCCTCGATGAAGCGGGCGCGGGCCAGGATGGAAGCCCGAAAGGGCCGCGTGAAGGGGCTCATGTCGGGCCGCTCGCGCCAGCCCTCGCCCGGTGCCGCAAGCTTCAAACCGACGTCGTCCTCAAACACGTGCGGCGGCGAGTCCGCTTCCAGGTGCAGCGCCCGCCACAGGGCGACCCGCACGGCCGTGTTGTCCGGCGCTGGCGCTGAATCATCCGCCATGAGCCTCCCCTCGCCCCACCTCGGCCTCCAGCCGATCCAGGTTCTGCTCGTTGGCGGATTCCAAAAACGCTCGCGCGTTTTCCGCGAATTCATGATTTTCAAAAATGCCGACCCACGACACGAGGGTTTCGCCCGCCTGAGGTTCCAACGACAGGGAAAGCTCGAAATGCGGGAGGTTCACGTGCTTGATCCGGACCGTCCGGGCGGGGACGATCTCCAGGAACTCCGATTGATTGGGATAATCGGTCCCATCGGGACCGTGCATGGTGAATTCCCAGATTCCGCCCTTCCGGAACTCGAAGGTATGGAACGTGTTCGTGAACCCCTGAGGGCCCCACCAGCGGGCGAGGCGAACGGGATCCTCGATGGCGGCAAACACGGCTTCCGGCAGGGCCGGGAGTTGGCGGGACGTTCGGAAAAGGGACATGGAAGCCTCCAGGGATGAAAGGGTGTCCTATGCGTCGAAATCAGCGGGCGCTTCCCGAATGCCCGTACCTCGGTTCAATGGAGATGCCGTAGTTCTTGGCATCGGGGTCATTCTCCTTCCGGAGCGGCTGGAGGCGGGTCTCGACGGTCCGACAGGTCGTCAACGCCATCAGGAGGGGCGAAAGGAGCAGCAGCCATGGTTGCCTCCACCCGAGATTAAAAGGGACCTCCGCCATTCAAATGCGTTGAAGGCCGACTTTCAACGAAAACCCCCGAGGCGCCGCGCCCCCGACCCGGTTCCCCCGCCCGGCGTTATCCTGGTCCATGCGCTACGCTGCCCTCGCCTCCGGTTCCAAGGGGAACTGCCACGCCCTGTCGGCGGGGGGCCGGACGCTGCTGATCGACGCGGGGCTCTCGCTGCTCCAGATCCGCCAGCGCCTCGCGGCCCTGGGAGCGGATGGCGCCGAGGTCCAGGCGGTGGCGATCACCCATGAGCACTCGGACCACATCGCCGCCCTGCCCGTGATCCTGCGGCGGACGGAGTGGACGATCCTCGCCACGCCCGCCACGCGGGAGGCCATCCGGCGCGCGCAGGGGACGGAAATTCCGCATTCCCGCTGGATCCCCGTGGAAGCCGGGCATCCCTGCGATTGGGGGGGCTGGCGGATCCTGCCCTTCGC comes from the Geothrix sp. 21YS21S-4 genome and includes:
- a CDS encoding class I SAM-dependent methyltransferase, which codes for MADDSAPAPDNTAVRVALWRALHLEADSPPHVFEDDVGLKLAAPGEGWRERPDMSPFTRPFRASILARARFIEDLVTEQAARGVGQYVILGAGLDTFAQRRSDLASRLLVFEIDRPGPQAWKRQRLVELGFGIPPFLRFIPVDFEAEDSWRERLGALGFHAGQPAIVASTGVSMYLTREAVSATLRQVAALAPGSTLAMSFMLPVEMAEPELRPAIERAAAGARANGTPFLSFFTPEEMLALAREAGFKTAQHVSAALLARRYFADRTDGLRPPDHAEELLVATT
- a CDS encoding SRPBCC domain-containing protein, with the protein product MSLFRTSRQLPALPEAVFAAIEDPVRLARWWGPQGFTNTFHTFEFRKGGIWEFTMHGPDGTDYPNQSEFLEIVPARTVRIKHVNLPHFELSLSLEPQAGETLVSWVGIFENHEFAENARAFLESANEQNLDRLEAEVGRGEAHGG